Below is a genomic region from Vitis riparia cultivar Riparia Gloire de Montpellier isolate 1030 chromosome 16, EGFV_Vit.rip_1.0, whole genome shotgun sequence.
tttagattttgttataaaataggATGAATTAGTGTCGGAGGCCTCATGAAGACAATAAGTTATTATGAAACATAGTCTAACTATGACACATAATAGAGATTAGAAGAAGGgtatattttaatttccatCACAAGTTAGGATAGAGTTAGCAATAGAATTGGTACTACCTCAAAAATGAATTCATAGAATACAAGAAAGGGACCCAAAAAGATAAGGTTGAAGTCTAGCATaaaattaattaggttaaaatCATATCACATGAACATGTAATTTAGCACGTTTTTATTAATTCCAAGAGCATAACAAgctaattatttttcttcttaattttttataggtGTATCGAAGAAAATAATTGTGACAGGTAATATTCTATTTATACGtattttattataaagataaagattctttatttggttattttttctatttatttaaataaaaaagtttaaattttcttctttttatgtACGCAGGTGCAATCTTTGGTTTCTTTCTTCTTGTGTTAGTAATTGTTGCGCTTTATCGAGTCGATAGGTCAAATAAATTAGAAAGAGAgaatataataaatgttaaaaagtttTTGCAAGACTATGAAGCTCTCAAGCCCTCAAGATACTCCTATGCTGATCTTAAAAGGATTACAAATCAATTCAAAGATAAATTAGGCCAAGGAGGTTATGGAATCGTGTACAAAGGAAAGCTTTCAGATGAAGTTTTTGTTGTAGTAAAAATCCTTAACAATTCTCAGGGAAATGGGGAAGAGTTCATTAATGAAGTGGCAACAATGGGTACAATCCACCATGTCAATGTAGTTCGCTTAGTCGGATTTTGTGCTGATGGATTTAAACGAGCTCTAATTTATGAGTACTTACCAAATGAGTCATTAGagaagttcatattttcaaaagttgttAAGAACTATTCACTTAGTTGgaagaaacttcaagaaattgCTATAGGTATATCCAAAGGAATTGAGTATCTTCATCAAGGTTGTGATCAAAGAATCctccattttgatatcaaacctCATAATATTTTACTTGATCACAACTTTAATCCAAAGATTTCTGACTTTGGTTTAGCCAAATTGTGCTCTAAGGAACAAAGTGCAGTCTCTATGACAGTTATAAGGGGAACAATGGGCTACATCGCTCCAGAAGTGTTATCCAGGAATTTTGGGAATGTGTCTTATAAGTcagatgtttatagttttggaatgttgttaCTTGAAATGGTTGGAGGGAGGAAGAACATTGATGTTAGTGTGGAGAGTACTAGCCAAGTATACTTTCCAGAATGGATTTATAATCATTTAGATCATGGGGAAGAGTTGCTTATTCGGATTGAAGAAGAAGGAGATGCTAAGATTGCAAAGAAATTAGCAATTGTGGGACTTTCATGCATTCAATGGTATCCAGTGGATCGTCCTTCCATAAAAATTATGGTTCAAATGTTGGAAGGAGAAGGAGACAAGTTAACCATGCCTCCTAATCCTTTTGCTTCAACAGTTCCAACAAAGACAAATTTGAGTAAGCCAAGAAGAGCTTTTCAACAAGAGTTGGCAATCATTTCAGAACTAGAGCAAAAATAGTTGTCTACATATTCAAATTATTACAAATGTATAATTGTTCATCATTATGGcatttctatttatatttctattaattaaacaaatgaTTGTACAAAGGGATTATACATGTGGCTCAATCCATGTTAGATTCTAAAAGTTCTTGTTCCAATGTAATGTATTTCTTATGtgtcatatttttatgaatatgtGCAAGAATATTCTGATAACCCAATTTATAGCTAAGTTATACACAACTCTATAAGTCACCTTTCAATCAAGTAAGAGTAGCTAATGTCCATCAAATTCAAGACAGAGAGTATTATATGAAATAGTAATAGAATCAGATATGtgaaacttgaaaataaaagtttCATCCACTATACCTatatagttttctttttcttttctttttttgtctttaccAATTTTTTATGGACTAAG
It encodes:
- the LOC117933664 gene encoding rust resistance kinase Lr10-like, which encodes MFNGSAFSLKWSKSICRSCPEGGKICRLKKSNSTEPETECIKGVSKKIIVTGAIFGFFLLVLVIVALYRVDRSNKLERENIINVKKFLQDYEALKPSRYSYADLKRITNQFKDKLGQGGYGIVYKGKLSDEVFVVVKILNNSQGNGEEFINEVATMGTIHHVNVVRLVGFCADGFKRALIYEYLPNESLEKFIFSKVVKNYSLSWKKLQEIAIGISKGIEYLHQGCDQRILHFDIKPHNILLDHNFNPKISDFGLAKLCSKEQSAVSMTVIRGTMGYIAPEVLSRNFGNVSYKSDVYSFGMLLLEMVGGRKNIDVSVESTSQVYFPEWIYNHLDHGEELLIRIEEEGDAKIAKKLAIVGLSCIQWYPVDRPSIKIMVQMLEGEGDKLTMPPNPFASTVPTKTNLSKPRRAFQQELAIISELEQK